A single genomic interval of Zingiber officinale cultivar Zhangliang chromosome 4A, Zo_v1.1, whole genome shotgun sequence harbors:
- the LOC121971075 gene encoding splicing factor-like protein 1 isoform X2, with protein sequence MGSQIGTDDGDLYLDTETDEKNDSDKEEGMEDEHIELHIEDYDQERFEPKTSAEGADEKHKMGSNLSFSKKRIRSMDNTQDNLEKMQKLKEESHLEMQSYEKGNRGSYDNERHSRWDKDYDVPLDNHPASKVKRRMTRWSNEDLVSRSLDLLNFTNFVKVFAGATSADPEIEELNSQLLEINQKLNDLVPVNNLLLPKDLDKQMLQSKSKVWKKLIKSRQLIISRLIKKNPTFGFLSKKFNKKIYIPEKEYPDYNFLGLLIGPMGSTRKKMEMETGAKISMRGKGSVREGRASRYNEIRTEADKDEDLHVYIEAHTELSLNAAVKIVEKLLVPVEDSKNEQKMDNLRLLAEMKDKRRIDGKDQKTTHLCDICGQAGHSTTSCPLSASNPGTSKSENFLGDAGSIGVPPFIHPPIPSSIPILIGNQQSNALACSDNKPSEENGLSNLFVGYLPHSVNEDKLIELFLPFGCISKATVIKDKTTGISKGYGFVHYTDPACAAAAMTRMNGYRIDGKILSVRVAVGPSNTNASVLPEVNTNFIKLLDNPITASSQGGPSAVSWIAPLGSLPKFHASCSPKSSYRSHANLPSYPAATISQCVSSVIRTDPTASVLPKSHASLPLKTNFPSYADLLSYSTTAISQGQTAVMRSVGPPVSISPRSHVSFPPKHKVDVPSYPPAAISQGEPSVINWPDLPGSMREVHTIFPSKKTALHHNTMF encoded by the coding sequence ATGGGAAGTCAGATCGGTACAGACGATGGTGACTTGTATCTTGACACAGAAACTGATGAAAAGAATGATAGTGATAAAGAAGAAGGGATGGAGGATGAACACATTGAGCTACACATTGAAGATTACGACCAAGAAAGATTTGAGCCTAAAACTTCTGCAGAGGGTGCTGATGAGAAGCATAAGATGGGCTCTAACCTTTCCTTTTCCAAGAAGAGGATAAGATCAATGGACAATACCCAAGATAATTTGGAAAAGATGCAGAAACTCAAGGAGGAGTCACATTTAGAGATGCAATCTTATGAAAAAGGGAACAGGGGGAGTTATGATAATGAAAGGCACAGCAGATGGGATAAAGACTATGATGTGCCACTGGATAATCATCCTGCTTCTAAAGTTAAAAGACGGATGACAAGATGGTCTAATGAGGATCTTGTATCAAGATCACTGGATCTTCTAAACTTTACCAATTTTGTCAAAGTTTTTGCGGGTGCTACTTCTGCCGATCCAGAAATTGAGGAGTTGAACTCTCAGCTTCTTGAAATAAACCAGAAGTTGAATGATCTTGTACCCGTCAACAACCTACTTCTTCCCAAAGATTTAGATAAGCAAATGCTTCAAAGTAAGAGCAAAGTGTGGAAAAAACTCATTAAGAGTCGACAGCTGATCATTTCACGGCTGATTAAGAAGAATCCTACATTTGGTTTTCTTTCTAAAAAATTTAACAAGAAGATCTATATACCAGAAAAAGAATACCCTGACTACAATTTTCTTGGACTTTTAATTGGTCCCATGGGGagcacaagaaaaaaaatggagaTGGAAACAGGAGCCAAGATTTCAATGAGAGGTAAAGGTTCTGTTAGAGAAGGAAGAGCCTCGAGATATAATGAGATCAGGACAGAGGCAGATAAGGATGAGGATTTGCATGTCTACATAGAGGCACATACAGAGTTGTCACTCAACGCTGCAGTCAAGATTGTAGAAAAGTTGCTAGTTCCTGTGGAAGACTCAAAGAATGAACAGAAGATGGATAATTTGAGGCTGCTTGCAGAAATGAAGGATAAGCGTAGAATTGACGGAAAGGATCAAAAGACAACACATCTGTGTGACATCTGTGGACAAGCTGGGCATTCTACTACATCTTGTCCCTTGTCTGCTTCAAATCCTGGAACAAGCAAAAGTGAAAATTTCCTAGGTGATGCAGGCAGTATTGGAGTTCCCCCTTTTATCCATCCCCCAATTCCTAGTTCCATTCCAATCTTGATAGGCAATCAACAATCCAATGCTTTGGCATGTTCAGACAACAAGCCTTCAGAAGAGAATGGTTTATCAAATCTATTTGTAGGCTATCTTCCCCACTCTGTGAATGAAGATAAACTAATAGAACTCTTTTTGCCATTTGGATGCATATCCAAAGCAACAGTGATCAAAGATAAGACCACAGGTATAAGCAAGGGGTATGGTTTTGTCCACTACACTGATCCTGCCTGCGCTGCTGCGGCTATGACCCGAATGAATGGGTATAGGATCGACGGAAAGATTCTTTCAGTCAGGGTTGCTGTTGGACCATCTAATACCAACGCAAGTGTTTTACCAGAGGTCAACACAAATTTTATCAAGCTACTAGACAATCCAATCACAGCCAGTTCTCAGGGAGGACCTAGTGCGGTGAGCTGGATAGCTCCTCTAGGATCTCTTCCCAAATTTCATGCATCTTGTTCTCCAAAAAGCAGCTATAGGtcacatgctaatttaccaagctaTCCAGCTGCAACCATTTCCCAATGTGTATCTAGTGTTATAAGGACTGATCCTACAGCATCTGTTCTTCCTAAGTCTCATGCATCTCTCCCGCTAAAAACCAACTTTCCATCGTATGCAGATTTACTGAGCTATTCAACCACAGCTATTTCTCAGGGACAAACTGCTGTTATGAGATCAGTAGGTCCTCCAGTGTCTATTAGTCCCAGATCTCATGTGTCTTTTCCTCCAAAACATAAGGTTGATGTACCCAGTTATCCTCCTGCAGCTATTTCCCAAGGAGAACCTAGTGTTATTAACTGGCCTGATCTTCCTGGATCTATGCGTGAAGTGCACACCATCTTTCCCTCCAAAAAAACAGCCTTGCATCACAATACCATGTTTTAA
- the LOC121971075 gene encoding splicing factor-like protein 1 isoform X1, whose protein sequence is MLVQISRRRGKKTVFRKGSATSESQQSMGSQIGTDDGDLYLDTETDEKNDSDKEEGMEDEHIELHIEDYDQERFEPKTSAEGADEKHKMGSNLSFSKKRIRSMDNTQDNLEKMQKLKEESHLEMQSYEKGNRGSYDNERHSRWDKDYDVPLDNHPASKVKRRMTRWSNEDLVSRSLDLLNFTNFVKVFAGATSADPEIEELNSQLLEINQKLNDLVPVNNLLLPKDLDKQMLQSKSKVWKKLIKSRQLIISRLIKKNPTFGFLSKKFNKKIYIPEKEYPDYNFLGLLIGPMGSTRKKMEMETGAKISMRGKGSVREGRASRYNEIRTEADKDEDLHVYIEAHTELSLNAAVKIVEKLLVPVEDSKNEQKMDNLRLLAEMKDKRRIDGKDQKTTHLCDICGQAGHSTTSCPLSASNPGTSKSENFLGDAGSIGVPPFIHPPIPSSIPILIGNQQSNALACSDNKPSEENGLSNLFVGYLPHSVNEDKLIELFLPFGCISKATVIKDKTTGISKGYGFVHYTDPACAAAAMTRMNGYRIDGKILSVRVAVGPSNTNASVLPEVNTNFIKLLDNPITASSQGGPSAVSWIAPLGSLPKFHASCSPKSSYRSHANLPSYPAATISQCVSSVIRTDPTASVLPKSHASLPLKTNFPSYADLLSYSTTAISQGQTAVMRSVGPPVSISPRSHVSFPPKHKVDVPSYPPAAISQGEPSVINWPDLPGSMREVHTIFPSKKTALHHNTMF, encoded by the exons ATGCTGGTACAAATCAGTCGAAGAAGGGGGAAAAAAACTGTTTTTAG GAAAGGATCTGCAACTTCTGAAAGCCAGCAGAGTATGGGAAGTCAGATCGGTACAGACGATGGTGACTTGTATCTTGACACAGAAACTGATGAAAAGAATGATAGTGATAAAGAAGAAGGGATGGAGGATGAACACATTGAGCTACACATTGAAGATTACGACCAAGAAAGATTTGAGCCTAAAACTTCTGCAGAGGGTGCTGATGAGAAGCATAAGATGGGCTCTAACCTTTCCTTTTCCAAGAAGAGGATAAGATCAATGGACAATACCCAAGATAATTTGGAAAAGATGCAGAAACTCAAGGAGGAGTCACATTTAGAGATGCAATCTTATGAAAAAGGGAACAGGGGGAGTTATGATAATGAAAGGCACAGCAGATGGGATAAAGACTATGATGTGCCACTGGATAATCATCCTGCTTCTAAAGTTAAAAGACGGATGACAAGATGGTCTAATGAGGATCTTGTATCAAGATCACTGGATCTTCTAAACTTTACCAATTTTGTCAAAGTTTTTGCGGGTGCTACTTCTGCCGATCCAGAAATTGAGGAGTTGAACTCTCAGCTTCTTGAAATAAACCAGAAGTTGAATGATCTTGTACCCGTCAACAACCTACTTCTTCCCAAAGATTTAGATAAGCAAATGCTTCAAAGTAAGAGCAAAGTGTGGAAAAAACTCATTAAGAGTCGACAGCTGATCATTTCACGGCTGATTAAGAAGAATCCTACATTTGGTTTTCTTTCTAAAAAATTTAACAAGAAGATCTATATACCAGAAAAAGAATACCCTGACTACAATTTTCTTGGACTTTTAATTGGTCCCATGGGGagcacaagaaaaaaaatggagaTGGAAACAGGAGCCAAGATTTCAATGAGAGGTAAAGGTTCTGTTAGAGAAGGAAGAGCCTCGAGATATAATGAGATCAGGACAGAGGCAGATAAGGATGAGGATTTGCATGTCTACATAGAGGCACATACAGAGTTGTCACTCAACGCTGCAGTCAAGATTGTAGAAAAGTTGCTAGTTCCTGTGGAAGACTCAAAGAATGAACAGAAGATGGATAATTTGAGGCTGCTTGCAGAAATGAAGGATAAGCGTAGAATTGACGGAAAGGATCAAAAGACAACACATCTGTGTGACATCTGTGGACAAGCTGGGCATTCTACTACATCTTGTCCCTTGTCTGCTTCAAATCCTGGAACAAGCAAAAGTGAAAATTTCCTAGGTGATGCAGGCAGTATTGGAGTTCCCCCTTTTATCCATCCCCCAATTCCTAGTTCCATTCCAATCTTGATAGGCAATCAACAATCCAATGCTTTGGCATGTTCAGACAACAAGCCTTCAGAAGAGAATGGTTTATCAAATCTATTTGTAGGCTATCTTCCCCACTCTGTGAATGAAGATAAACTAATAGAACTCTTTTTGCCATTTGGATGCATATCCAAAGCAACAGTGATCAAAGATAAGACCACAGGTATAAGCAAGGGGTATGGTTTTGTCCACTACACTGATCCTGCCTGCGCTGCTGCGGCTATGACCCGAATGAATGGGTATAGGATCGACGGAAAGATTCTTTCAGTCAGGGTTGCTGTTGGACCATCTAATACCAACGCAAGTGTTTTACCAGAGGTCAACACAAATTTTATCAAGCTACTAGACAATCCAATCACAGCCAGTTCTCAGGGAGGACCTAGTGCGGTGAGCTGGATAGCTCCTCTAGGATCTCTTCCCAAATTTCATGCATCTTGTTCTCCAAAAAGCAGCTATAGGtcacatgctaatttaccaagctaTCCAGCTGCAACCATTTCCCAATGTGTATCTAGTGTTATAAGGACTGATCCTACAGCATCTGTTCTTCCTAAGTCTCATGCATCTCTCCCGCTAAAAACCAACTTTCCATCGTATGCAGATTTACTGAGCTATTCAACCACAGCTATTTCTCAGGGACAAACTGCTGTTATGAGATCAGTAGGTCCTCCAGTGTCTATTAGTCCCAGATCTCATGTGTCTTTTCCTCCAAAACATAAGGTTGATGTACCCAGTTATCCTCCTGCAGCTATTTCCCAAGGAGAACCTAGTGTTATTAACTGGCCTGATCTTCCTGGATCTATGCGTGAAGTGCACACCATCTTTCCCTCCAAAAAAACAGCCTTGCATCACAATACCATGTTTTAA
- the LOC121973648 gene encoding transcription initiation factor IIF subunit beta-like, with protein MEDDGGIPLDTARAERPVWLLKCPPAASRALQSAASGSVSSTSPNPVVAKIVHTIDLFNLDDPSSEQFNLEMVPNDSGNAPRSYKLNASKDFVPMSTFSESNQGKLSVEGKVKYKFDMEPQNFRDYSKICRERTNKSMIKTRKVQVIDNDHGGLMRPMPGMVGLVSSGSKDKKKVTPSKGSDAKRTRRDKGEMLNILFKLFERQPNWALKQLVQETDQPEQFLKEILNEICVYNKRGPNQGTHELKAEYKNFGGTNNE; from the exons ATGGAGGATGATGGTGGGATTCCGCTGGATACGGCGCGAGCAGAGCGACCGGTGTGGCTGTTGAAGTGTCCGCCGGCGGCGTCGAGGGCATTGCAGTCGGCCGCCTCCGGCTCCGTCTCCTCCACCTCCCCCAACCCCGTCGTCGCCAAGATCGTCCACACCATCGATCTCTTCAACCTCGACGATCCCTCATCCGAGCAG TTTAACTTGGAAATGGTTCCAAATGATTCTGGTAATGCGCCGAGGAGTTATAAACTGAATGCGTCCAAAGATTTTGTTCCGATGTCTACTTTTTCTGAGTCTAATCAAG GAAAGCTCTCGGTGGAGGGGAAGGTAAAGTATAAATTTGACATGGAGCCTCAAAATTTCAGGGATTATAGTAAAATATGTCGCGAAAGAACGAACAAGTCTATGATTAAGACCAGAAAAGTCCAG GTTATCGATAATGATCATGGAGGGCTTATGAGGCCGATGCCTGGCATGGTTGGCCTAGTTTCATCTGGTTCAAAG GACAAGAAAAAAGTAACTCCATCTAAAGGATCGGATGCAAAGAGGACCCGCAGGGACAAAGGCGAAATGTTGAacattctctttaaattatttgAAAGACAACCAAATTGGGCGTTGAAACAATTGGTCCAAGAGACTGACCAACCTGAG CAATTCCTAAAAGAGATATTAAACGAGATTTGTGTGTACAACAAGAGAGGACCCAATCAAGGAACCCACGAGCTCAAAGCGGAATACAAGAATTTTGGGGGAACCAACAATGAATGA